In the genome of Osmerus mordax isolate fOsmMor3 chromosome 15, fOsmMor3.pri, whole genome shotgun sequence, one region contains:
- the LOC136957858 gene encoding uncharacterized protein C9orf152-like, translating to MSCCCSDSSCSWEPIRSRNVIRGEAATGDVSRLVDEDNQTESTEERSRMDIALLREQYRCTREKQKRQTQVVLFRQAPVVETDGCSMVSVVPFSQGSGEDSTERWGLPNQDSQSPSSVDMEKGPWHSHLGMHRRTCLVNNAPMQQTTFNPRCPSVVSSTPCSSPSPLSEGQSRGSAGELTPSGASTSGSSEELDSGVSGGSSRKSSAPAVLSRQLSFGSHHSRGGGAHPLGPSSSSPHHYPFPQRKTLTKSEAAKRLGLYSSF from the exons ATGTCTTGCTGCTGTTCAGATTCGTCGTGTTCCTGGGAACCTATTAGATCACGGAATGTTATTAGAGGTGAAGCTGCCACCGGGGACGTGAGTCGCCTCGTGGACGAGGACAACCAAACTGAATCGACGGAGGAGCGGAGCAGAATGGATATAGCGTTGCTCAGAGAACAGTACCGGTGCACCAGAGAAAAGCAAAAGCGACAAACTCAGGTGGTTTTATTTAGACAAG CCCCAGTAGTGGAGACAGATGGATGCTCCATGGTCAGTGTGGTCCCATTTAGccaggggagtggggaggattCCACTGAGAGGTGGGGGCTCCCAAACCAGGACTCCCAGTCCCCCTCCTCTGTCGACATGGAGAAGGGCCCCTGGCACTCACACCTAGGCATGCACAGACGGACCTGCCTGGTCAACAACGCCCCTATGCAACAAACCACCTTCAATCCCAGATGTCCCAGCGTTGTCTCTTCCACGCCGTGTTCCTCCCCGTCCCCCCTGTCAGAGGGTCAGTCCCGGGGCTCGGCTGGGGAGCTGACTCCCTCGGGGGCTTCCACCTCTGGATCTTCTGAAGAGCTGGACAGCGGAGTGTCTGGAGGATCCAGCAGGAAGTCCTCTGCTCCGGCTGTCCTGTCCAGGCAGCTGAGCTTTGGCAGCCATCATTCTCGGGGTGGTGGGGCCCACCCGCTtggcccctcctcttcttccccccaCCATTACCCCTTCCCAC
- the xylb gene encoding xylulose kinase isoform X2: MAQNSDSLYLGFDFSTQQLKVVAIDGGLNVVYQNNVQFDRELPEFRTQGGVHVQADRLTVTSPVLMWVKALGLLLEKMRIDGFHFSHVKALSGSGQQHGSVYWRRGASQTLRQMEPGKSLHQLLQSSFSVVDSPVWMDSSTTHQCQNLEAAVGGAQRLADITGSRAYERFTGNQIAKIHKTKTDQYINTERISLVSSFAASLFLGGYAAIDYSDGSGMNLMDITSRTWAPRCLEAVAPGLQDLLGDPQSSTAVLGSVSSYYVSRYGFSQDCRVVAFTGDNPGSLAGMRLQEGDVAVSLGTSDTVFLWITEPHPTIEGHIFCNPIDCQSYMALICFKNGSLTRERIRNECAGGSWEAFSLALQSTPPGNHGNIGIYFDTMEITPSAMGVHRLDKDGNEAAGFPPQTEIRALLEGQFLAKRLHAERLGYRIIPGTRVLATGGASSNQDILQVLSDVFSAPVYTIDVANSSCLGSAYRALHESSGTQTSCDAHTWLTRGVPATVEALR, translated from the exons ATGGCGCAGAATTCGGATTCTCTGTACCTGGGATTTGACTTCAGCACTCAACAG CTCAAGGTTGTGGCTATTGACGGAGGGCTGAATGTGGTGTACCAGAACAATGTCCAGTTTGACCGTGAGCTGCCCGAGTTCAG GACCCAAGGAGGAGTCCATGTCcaggctgacagactgacagtcaCTTCCCCAGTCCTCATGTGGGTGAAG GCCCTGGGCCTGCTTCTGGAGAAGATGAGAATCGATGGATTCCACTTCTCCCATGTGAAGGCCCTCTCTGGGAGTGGCCAG caacaTGGCAGTGtgtactggaggagaggagccagcCAGACCCTTAGACAGATGGAGCCTGGAAAGAGTCTGCATCAGCTGCTGCAG AGCAGCTTCTCAGTGGTAGACAGCCCAGTGTGGATGGACTCCAGCACCACACACCAGTGTCAGAACTTGGAGGCAGCAGTAGGGGGCGCTCAGAGGCTGGCTGATATCACAGGCTCCAGAGCCTATGAG cgTTTCACAGGAAATCAGATTGCCAAGATCCACAAAACCAAGACTGACCAATACATAAACACCGAG AGAATTTCATTGGTCAGTAGTTTTGCAGCGTCGCTGTTCCTCGGAGGCTATGCTGCAATAGATTACAGTGATG GTTctggtatgaacctgatggacaTCACTTCCAGGACCTGGGCTCCACGCTGCCTGGAGGCTGTAGCACCAGGCCTGCAGGACCTGCTGGGAGATCCACAGTCTTCTACTGCTGTTCTG GGCTCGGTCTCGTCCTACTACGTGTCTCGGTACGGCTTCTCACAGGACTGCAGAGTGGTGGCCTTCACTGGAGACAACCCAG GATCCCTGGCTGGGATGAGACTACAGGAAGGAGACGTTGCT gtgagtctGGGCACCAGTGACACAGTGTTTCTGTGGATCACAGAACCTCATCCAACCATTGAGGGACACATTTTCTGCAACCCTATAGACTGTCAGTCCTACATGGCCTTGATatg CTTCAAGAACGGCTCCCTGACCAGAGAACGAATCAGGAACGAGTGTGCTGGAGGATCATGGGAAGCTTTCTCCTTGGCCCTGCAGTCGACGCCTCCGGGTAACCACGGCAACATAG gGATTTATTTTGACACCATGGAGATCACTCCATCAGCAATGGGAGTTCACAGACTGGACAAGGACGGCAATGAG GCTGCGGGGTTCCCCCCCCAGACAGAGATCAGAGCTCTCCTGGAGGGTCAGTTCCTGGCAAAGAGGCTACATGCTGAGAGACTGGGCTACAGGATCA TTCCAGGTACCAGAGTTCTGGCCACGGGAGGTGCCTCCTCCAATCAGGATATCCTGCAG gtcttGTCAGATGTTTTCAGTGCACCAGTCTACACCATTGATGTGGCCAACTCTTCCTGTCTGGGTTCTGCATACAGGGCCCTGCATG AAAGCTCCGGAACCCAAACTAGCTGTGACGCCCACACCTGGCTCACAAGAG gtgttccaGCTACTGTTGAAGCGCTACGCTGA
- the xylb gene encoding xylulose kinase isoform X1: protein MAQNSDSLYLGFDFSTQQLKVVAIDGGLNVVYQNNVQFDRELPEFRTQGGVHVQADRLTVTSPVLMWVKALGLLLEKMRIDGFHFSHVKALSGSGQQHGSVYWRRGASQTLRQMEPGKSLHQLLQSSFSVVDSPVWMDSSTTHQCQNLEAAVGGAQRLADITGSRAYERFTGNQIAKIHKTKTDQYINTERISLVSSFAASLFLGGYAAIDYSDGSGMNLMDITSRTWAPRCLEAVAPGLQDLLGDPQSSTAVLGSVSSYYVSRYGFSQDCRVVAFTGDNPGSLAGMRLQEGDVAVSLGTSDTVFLWITEPHPTIEGHIFCNPIDCQSYMALICFKNGSLTRERIRNECAGGSWEAFSLALQSTPPGNHGNIGIYFDTMEITPSAMGVHRLDKDGNEAAGFPPQTEIRALLEGQFLAKRLHAERLGYRIIPGTRVLATGGASSNQDILQVLSDVFSAPVYTIDVANSSCLGSAYRALHGLVADQGVSFSDVVQKAPEPKLAVTPTPGSQEVFQLLLKRYAELEKKILQESYP, encoded by the exons ATGGCGCAGAATTCGGATTCTCTGTACCTGGGATTTGACTTCAGCACTCAACAG CTCAAGGTTGTGGCTATTGACGGAGGGCTGAATGTGGTGTACCAGAACAATGTCCAGTTTGACCGTGAGCTGCCCGAGTTCAG GACCCAAGGAGGAGTCCATGTCcaggctgacagactgacagtcaCTTCCCCAGTCCTCATGTGGGTGAAG GCCCTGGGCCTGCTTCTGGAGAAGATGAGAATCGATGGATTCCACTTCTCCCATGTGAAGGCCCTCTCTGGGAGTGGCCAG caacaTGGCAGTGtgtactggaggagaggagccagcCAGACCCTTAGACAGATGGAGCCTGGAAAGAGTCTGCATCAGCTGCTGCAG AGCAGCTTCTCAGTGGTAGACAGCCCAGTGTGGATGGACTCCAGCACCACACACCAGTGTCAGAACTTGGAGGCAGCAGTAGGGGGCGCTCAGAGGCTGGCTGATATCACAGGCTCCAGAGCCTATGAG cgTTTCACAGGAAATCAGATTGCCAAGATCCACAAAACCAAGACTGACCAATACATAAACACCGAG AGAATTTCATTGGTCAGTAGTTTTGCAGCGTCGCTGTTCCTCGGAGGCTATGCTGCAATAGATTACAGTGATG GTTctggtatgaacctgatggacaTCACTTCCAGGACCTGGGCTCCACGCTGCCTGGAGGCTGTAGCACCAGGCCTGCAGGACCTGCTGGGAGATCCACAGTCTTCTACTGCTGTTCTG GGCTCGGTCTCGTCCTACTACGTGTCTCGGTACGGCTTCTCACAGGACTGCAGAGTGGTGGCCTTCACTGGAGACAACCCAG GATCCCTGGCTGGGATGAGACTACAGGAAGGAGACGTTGCT gtgagtctGGGCACCAGTGACACAGTGTTTCTGTGGATCACAGAACCTCATCCAACCATTGAGGGACACATTTTCTGCAACCCTATAGACTGTCAGTCCTACATGGCCTTGATatg CTTCAAGAACGGCTCCCTGACCAGAGAACGAATCAGGAACGAGTGTGCTGGAGGATCATGGGAAGCTTTCTCCTTGGCCCTGCAGTCGACGCCTCCGGGTAACCACGGCAACATAG gGATTTATTTTGACACCATGGAGATCACTCCATCAGCAATGGGAGTTCACAGACTGGACAAGGACGGCAATGAG GCTGCGGGGTTCCCCCCCCAGACAGAGATCAGAGCTCTCCTGGAGGGTCAGTTCCTGGCAAAGAGGCTACATGCTGAGAGACTGGGCTACAGGATCA TTCCAGGTACCAGAGTTCTGGCCACGGGAGGTGCCTCCTCCAATCAGGATATCCTGCAG gtcttGTCAGATGTTTTCAGTGCACCAGTCTACACCATTGATGTGGCCAACTCTTCCTGTCTGGGTTCTGCATACAGGGCCCTGCATG gcttgGTTGCTGACCAGGGTGTTTCGTTCTCTGATGTGGTCCAGAAAGCTCCGGAACCCAAACTAGCTGTGACGCCCACACCTGGCTCACAAGAG gtgttccaGCTACTGTTGAAGCGCTACGCTGAGTTGGAGAAGAAGATTCTACAGGAGTCCTACCCCTGA
- the xylb gene encoding xylulose kinase isoform X3, which produces MAVCTGGEEPARPLDRWSLERVCISCCSFSVVDSPVWMDSSTTHQCQNLEAAVGGAQRLADITGSRAYERFTGNQIAKIHKTKTDQYINTERISLVSSFAASLFLGGYAAIDYSDGSGMNLMDITSRTWAPRCLEAVAPGLQDLLGDPQSSTAVLGSVSSYYVSRYGFSQDCRVVAFTGDNPGSLAGMRLQEGDVAVSLGTSDTVFLWITEPHPTIEGHIFCNPIDCQSYMALICFKNGSLTRERIRNECAGGSWEAFSLALQSTPPGNHGNIGIYFDTMEITPSAMGVHRLDKDGNEAAGFPPQTEIRALLEGQFLAKRLHAERLGYRIIPGTRVLATGGASSNQDILQVLSDVFSAPVYTIDVANSSCLGSAYRALHGLVADQGVSFSDVVQKAPEPKLAVTPTPGSQEVFQLLLKRYAELEKKILQESYP; this is translated from the exons aTGGCAGTGtgtactggaggagaggagccagcCAGACCCTTAGACAGATGGAGCCTGGAAAGAGTCTGCATCAGCTGCTGCAG CTTCTCAGTGGTAGACAGCCCAGTGTGGATGGACTCCAGCACCACACACCAGTGTCAGAACTTGGAGGCAGCAGTAGGGGGCGCTCAGAGGCTGGCTGATATCACAGGCTCCAGAGCCTATGAG cgTTTCACAGGAAATCAGATTGCCAAGATCCACAAAACCAAGACTGACCAATACATAAACACCGAG AGAATTTCATTGGTCAGTAGTTTTGCAGCGTCGCTGTTCCTCGGAGGCTATGCTGCAATAGATTACAGTGATG GTTctggtatgaacctgatggacaTCACTTCCAGGACCTGGGCTCCACGCTGCCTGGAGGCTGTAGCACCAGGCCTGCAGGACCTGCTGGGAGATCCACAGTCTTCTACTGCTGTTCTG GGCTCGGTCTCGTCCTACTACGTGTCTCGGTACGGCTTCTCACAGGACTGCAGAGTGGTGGCCTTCACTGGAGACAACCCAG GATCCCTGGCTGGGATGAGACTACAGGAAGGAGACGTTGCT gtgagtctGGGCACCAGTGACACAGTGTTTCTGTGGATCACAGAACCTCATCCAACCATTGAGGGACACATTTTCTGCAACCCTATAGACTGTCAGTCCTACATGGCCTTGATatg CTTCAAGAACGGCTCCCTGACCAGAGAACGAATCAGGAACGAGTGTGCTGGAGGATCATGGGAAGCTTTCTCCTTGGCCCTGCAGTCGACGCCTCCGGGTAACCACGGCAACATAG gGATTTATTTTGACACCATGGAGATCACTCCATCAGCAATGGGAGTTCACAGACTGGACAAGGACGGCAATGAG GCTGCGGGGTTCCCCCCCCAGACAGAGATCAGAGCTCTCCTGGAGGGTCAGTTCCTGGCAAAGAGGCTACATGCTGAGAGACTGGGCTACAGGATCA TTCCAGGTACCAGAGTTCTGGCCACGGGAGGTGCCTCCTCCAATCAGGATATCCTGCAG gtcttGTCAGATGTTTTCAGTGCACCAGTCTACACCATTGATGTGGCCAACTCTTCCTGTCTGGGTTCTGCATACAGGGCCCTGCATG gcttgGTTGCTGACCAGGGTGTTTCGTTCTCTGATGTGGTCCAGAAAGCTCCGGAACCCAAACTAGCTGTGACGCCCACACCTGGCTCACAAGAG gtgttccaGCTACTGTTGAAGCGCTACGCTGAGTTGGAGAAGAAGATTCTACAGGAGTCCTACCCCTGA